Proteins found in one Elusimicrobiota bacterium genomic segment:
- a CDS encoding (d)CMP kinase yields the protein MTKRKGLVIAMDGPAGVGKSTVGNLVAKSLGYKFINTGEMYRALTWRALEDGLDLNDNERVLALAKSLRWEFKPVEEGGTTLKTFIDGTGVTLQIREERVSVNSSLVAGNPGVRRFLSKLQRELGEGGSIVMEGRDITTNVFPDADVKIYLDASPEERADRRYRQLKAAGQEADRDKILAAILKRDLNDLKREINPLKQAPDALVIDSTKLTMHEVAEKILRRIRRGAKANGHGR from the coding sequence GTGACGAAGCGCAAGGGGCTCGTCATCGCGATGGACGGCCCCGCCGGGGTGGGCAAGTCCACCGTCGGCAACCTCGTCGCGAAGAGCCTCGGCTACAAGTTCATCAACACGGGGGAGATGTACCGCGCCTTGACCTGGAGGGCGCTCGAGGACGGCCTCGACCTGAACGACAACGAAAGGGTGCTCGCGCTGGCGAAGAGCCTTCGATGGGAATTCAAGCCCGTCGAAGAGGGCGGCACCACCCTGAAGACCTTCATCGACGGCACCGGGGTCACTTTGCAGATCCGGGAAGAGCGCGTGAGCGTCAATTCCTCCCTCGTGGCCGGGAACCCCGGCGTCCGCAGGTTCCTGTCCAAGCTCCAGCGCGAGCTGGGCGAGGGCGGCTCGATCGTCATGGAGGGGCGGGACATCACGACGAACGTGTTCCCCGACGCCGACGTGAAGATCTACCTCGACGCCAGCCCCGAGGAGCGCGCCGACCGCCGCTACCGGCAGCTCAAGGCCGCCGGCCAGGAGGCCGACCGCGACAAGATCCTCGCCGCGATCCTCAAGCGCGACCTCAACGACCTCAAGCGCGAGATCAACCCTTTGAAGCAGGCGCCCGACGCGCTGGTCATCGACTCGACGAAGCTGACCATGCACGAGGTCGCCGAGAAGATCCTGCGCCGCATCCGCAGAGGCGCGAAGGCGAACGGCCATGGAAGATGA
- a CDS encoding polyphenol oxidase family protein has translation MKESSQRVAASAVLELPDPLLLKQVHGTVIHRAAHSANGLEGDGWTMGPGDEGLCVAVYVADCMPLYLWTDDGKYAGVFHAGWKGMAAGMPGKAVAALVERGAKASRLQAAFGPHISADVYKVGEDLENSFPAASFRRNGSDVFLDLDADARRQLEAAGVPARMIGPAAPCTLSNEDSYHSFRRQKDGARMLAFLSLDRRPA, from the coding sequence ATGAAAGAATCGTCCCAGCGGGTCGCGGCGTCCGCCGTTCTCGAGCTGCCCGATCCGTTGCTGTTGAAGCAAGTCCACGGCACCGTCATCCATCGCGCGGCCCATTCAGCGAACGGTCTCGAAGGCGATGGATGGACCATGGGCCCCGGGGACGAAGGTCTGTGCGTCGCCGTCTACGTCGCGGACTGCATGCCGCTCTATCTCTGGACCGACGACGGCAAGTACGCCGGAGTCTTCCACGCGGGCTGGAAAGGCATGGCCGCGGGGATGCCCGGAAAGGCGGTGGCGGCCCTCGTCGAGCGCGGAGCGAAGGCGTCGCGGCTGCAGGCGGCGTTCGGACCGCACATCAGCGCCGACGTCTACAAGGTGGGAGAGGACCTGGAGAACTCCTTCCCGGCCGCCTCCTTCCGGAGGAACGGCAGCGACGTTTTCCTTGACCTCGACGCCGACGCCCGGCGCCAGCTCGAGGCCGCCGGGGTGCCCGCGCGCATGATCGGCCCGGCGGCGCCCTGCACGCTGTCGAACGAGGACTCGTACCATTCCTTCCGACGCCAGAAAGACGGGGCCCGCATGCTCGCTTTCCTGTCGCTCGACCGGAGGCCCGCATGA
- a CDS encoding S1 RNA-binding domain-containing protein: MDQNTNLNAKAWEAAEPEEGDSAAETGGETMESLLAQQSATVDKLADRKVAWVKVITLTKDSVLVDVGEKNEGAVPLVEFVEDLSAPKSPAPQAGQRVPVIKLGGRDKAGHVVLSHLKAKTELGWEMAIKAHAEKQRVRGIVKSSVKGGFIVDVQGVQAFLPASLADLRPVRQPEKMIGTGVRCIVIEVNQSKRQLVLSRKAVLEDEAGKRKIKIMEELRGGEIRIGRIVRVSADGLLIDIGGLEGTVRPADMAWGVAKPGAFERGQKLKVKVLSKPDKPGDPVYLGIKQLQPNPSDAMRKKFAPKSTVTGKITEVGAHGVRFQVDPKTVAFAPAAECDADVIYNIGDEATGIVTGIDSQAFEVRVSLARFNEIKDRKRVAQYMKAPPPLTLGQILSPEDEG; encoded by the coding sequence ATGGATCAGAACACGAACTTGAACGCGAAGGCCTGGGAGGCCGCGGAGCCCGAGGAGGGCGATTCCGCCGCCGAGACCGGCGGCGAGACTATGGAGTCCCTTCTCGCTCAGCAGTCGGCCACGGTGGACAAGCTCGCCGACCGCAAGGTCGCCTGGGTCAAGGTCATCACGCTGACCAAGGACTCGGTGCTCGTCGACGTGGGCGAGAAGAACGAGGGCGCCGTGCCGCTCGTCGAGTTCGTCGAGGACCTCTCCGCGCCCAAGTCGCCCGCGCCCCAGGCCGGCCAGCGCGTCCCCGTCATCAAGCTCGGCGGCCGCGACAAGGCCGGCCACGTGGTCCTGTCGCACCTGAAGGCGAAGACCGAGCTCGGCTGGGAGATGGCGATCAAGGCCCACGCGGAGAAGCAGCGCGTGCGCGGCATCGTGAAGTCCTCCGTCAAGGGCGGCTTCATCGTCGACGTGCAGGGCGTCCAGGCGTTCCTCCCGGCGTCGCTCGCGGACCTGCGCCCCGTGCGCCAGCCCGAGAAGATGATCGGCACCGGCGTGCGCTGCATCGTCATCGAGGTCAACCAGTCCAAGCGCCAACTCGTGCTCTCGCGCAAGGCGGTCCTCGAGGACGAGGCCGGCAAGCGCAAGATCAAGATAATGGAGGAGCTGCGGGGCGGCGAGATCCGCATCGGCCGCATCGTGCGGGTGTCGGCCGATGGTCTTCTCATCGATATCGGCGGGCTCGAGGGCACGGTCCGCCCCGCCGACATGGCCTGGGGCGTCGCCAAGCCCGGAGCTTTCGAGCGCGGCCAGAAGCTGAAGGTCAAGGTGCTCTCGAAACCGGACAAGCCGGGAGACCCCGTCTATCTCGGCATCAAGCAGCTCCAGCCGAACCCGTCGGACGCGATGCGCAAGAAGTTCGCGCCCAAGTCCACGGTGACCGGCAAGATCACGGAGGTCGGCGCCCACGGCGTGCGCTTCCAGGTCGACCCGAAGACCGTCGCCTTCGCGCCCGCCGCGGAGTGCGACGCCGACGTGATCTACAACATCGGAGACGAGGCCACCGGCATCGTCACCGGCATCGACTCGCAGGCGTTCGAGGTCCGCGTCTCGCTGGCCCGCTTCAACGAGATCAAGGACCGCAAGCGCGTCGCGCAGTACATGAAGGCCCCGCCGCCCCTGACGCTCGGCCAGATCCTGTCCCCGGAGGACGAGGGGTGA
- a CDS encoding histidinol-phosphate transaminase encodes MIAPRRALRDVFPYQPGKSIASVQRELGLKSVVKLASNENPLGASPRAMAAYRKAEKSCALYPEGTSPELREGIARFHQVEPESVLVGNGSDEIIRLLCEAFLDPEDEVVVSQHAFIRFKQQASMMGARVIEVPMTDWTHDLTLMAKAASPRTKLVFVANPNNPTGTYNTLDEVSELLAAVPKTALVVLDEAYYQYAEEIPGYPKSLPGLVREHENLVVMRTFSKAYGLAGLRVGYGVADPEITGWLDRIRMPFNVNLPAQRACLEALKDDAFVRRAVTANDAQRVVVARMLGELGFGVGESATNFVFARSPLPGRELFKSLLRQGVIIRPLDEYGLPHHVRVSIGTPGQNKALFVALKNVLAKVPA; translated from the coding sequence ATGATCGCGCCCCGCCGCGCCCTGCGCGACGTGTTCCCTTACCAGCCCGGCAAGTCGATCGCCTCGGTCCAGCGCGAGCTGGGGCTGAAGTCCGTGGTCAAGCTCGCCTCCAACGAGAACCCCCTCGGCGCCTCGCCGCGCGCGATGGCGGCCTACCGCAAGGCGGAGAAGTCCTGCGCGCTGTATCCCGAGGGCACGAGCCCCGAGCTGCGCGAGGGCATCGCCCGCTTCCACCAGGTCGAGCCGGAGTCGGTCCTCGTCGGCAACGGCTCCGATGAGATCATCCGCCTCCTGTGCGAGGCCTTCCTCGACCCCGAGGACGAGGTCGTCGTCTCCCAGCACGCCTTCATCCGCTTCAAGCAGCAGGCCTCGATGATGGGCGCGCGCGTCATCGAGGTGCCGATGACGGACTGGACGCACGACCTGACGCTGATGGCCAAGGCCGCGAGCCCCCGCACGAAGCTCGTCTTCGTCGCCAATCCCAACAACCCGACCGGGACCTACAACACGCTCGACGAGGTGTCGGAGCTCCTCGCCGCCGTGCCGAAGACCGCCCTCGTCGTCCTCGACGAGGCCTACTACCAGTACGCGGAGGAGATCCCGGGCTATCCGAAGAGCCTTCCCGGCCTCGTCCGCGAGCACGAGAACCTCGTCGTGATGCGCACCTTCTCCAAGGCCTACGGCCTCGCCGGCCTGCGCGTCGGCTACGGCGTCGCCGATCCCGAGATCACCGGCTGGCTCGACCGCATCCGCATGCCGTTCAACGTGAACCTCCCCGCCCAGCGCGCCTGCCTCGAGGCGCTCAAGGACGACGCCTTCGTCCGGCGCGCGGTGACGGCCAACGACGCCCAGCGCGTCGTCGTCGCGCGCATGCTCGGCGAGCTCGGCTTCGGCGTCGGGGAGTCGGCCACCAATTTCGTCTTCGCGCGCTCGCCGCTGCCGGGCCGGGAGCTGTTCAAGTCCCTGCTGCGCCAGGGCGTCATCATCCGGCCGCTCGACGAGTACGGCCTTCCGCACCACGTCCGCGTCTCGATCGGGACGCCTGGTCAGAACAAGGCCTTGTTCGTCGCCCTTAAAAACGTCCTCGCGAAGGTGCCCGCGTGA
- a CDS encoding tetratricopeptide repeat protein produces the protein MTHKVVDEVRLKPVKSPWPLAGGWLSPWGAALTAAASIVVLFTALAFMLREKPLPRHNADFPPPPQVASKIQAAQERLKANPQDISALVELGTLKFEKGKDSYVEAIGDLEEARDLGALDPRIFYCLGIMYQEEGLFPFALTEYKRFLRHYPEDKEVRMLTAKLYYRMGLFNEAVGEYERLKFQDPSDPLIEENLGLSLWGGKLVDRAAGSFAQLKAQGGDYARRSEFYLGQIALEAGKYQEAYDHFVAVGVSELPGLDPQRAPTGLAMAAQKLGKWEEARAAWEAALKAAPGDAKATAALREATRRAGALKKAADAAAEKARKAAEKAEKAAAAAAAKKK, from the coding sequence GTGACCCACAAGGTCGTCGACGAAGTCCGCCTGAAGCCGGTCAAGAGCCCCTGGCCCTTGGCCGGCGGCTGGCTGAGCCCGTGGGGCGCGGCCCTCACGGCCGCCGCCTCCATCGTCGTGCTGTTCACGGCGCTGGCGTTCATGCTGCGGGAGAAGCCCCTGCCCCGGCACAACGCGGATTTCCCGCCGCCGCCGCAGGTCGCGAGCAAGATCCAGGCGGCGCAGGAAAGGCTCAAGGCGAACCCTCAGGACATCTCGGCGCTCGTCGAGCTGGGGACGCTGAAGTTCGAGAAGGGCAAGGACTCCTACGTCGAGGCGATCGGCGACCTCGAGGAGGCGCGCGACCTCGGCGCGCTCGATCCGCGCATCTTCTACTGCCTCGGCATCATGTACCAGGAGGAGGGGCTGTTCCCGTTCGCGCTGACCGAGTACAAGCGCTTCCTGCGCCACTACCCGGAGGACAAGGAAGTCCGGATGCTGACCGCGAAGCTGTACTACCGGATGGGGCTGTTCAACGAGGCCGTCGGCGAGTACGAGCGCCTGAAGTTCCAGGATCCCTCCGACCCCCTCATCGAGGAGAACCTCGGCCTGAGCCTGTGGGGCGGCAAGCTCGTCGACCGGGCGGCGGGCTCCTTCGCCCAGCTCAAGGCGCAGGGCGGAGACTACGCGCGGCGCTCGGAGTTCTACCTCGGCCAGATCGCGCTCGAGGCGGGCAAGTACCAGGAAGCCTACGACCACTTCGTCGCGGTCGGCGTCAGCGAACTCCCCGGCCTCGATCCCCAGCGCGCCCCGACGGGCCTCGCCATGGCCGCCCAGAAGCTGGGCAAGTGGGAGGAGGCGCGCGCGGCGTGGGAGGCGGCGCTGAAGGCCGCGCCCGGCGACGCGAAGGCCACCGCGGCCCTGCGCGAGGCCACGCGCCGCGCCGGCGCCCTCAAGAAGGCCGCCGACGCCGCCGCCGAGAAGGCGCGCAAGGCCGCCGAGAAAGCCGAGAAGGCGGCGGCCGCCGCCGCGGCGAAGAAGAAGTGA
- a CDS encoding 1-acyl-sn-glycerol-3-phosphate acyltransferase, with protein MNPADANFPMRVLSEDVVRAVLGSIWGIKVTGLENIPLEGPVILSPNHVSLVDPPLVAVAVSSRRRPFGIGKKELFEKPVLGWWLRGTGSFPIDRQGDATSAMRAALEVLGKGGALFIYPEGTRVKPGERRAPKAGVSFLSARTGAPVVPIHVLGTAEFPRRFPLEVRIGAPLAPPKSEDRETGLAYAKDLMERIYSL; from the coding sequence ATGAACCCCGCCGACGCCAACTTCCCGATGCGGGTGCTGTCCGAGGACGTCGTGAGAGCGGTCCTCGGCTCGATCTGGGGCATCAAGGTGACGGGCCTGGAGAACATCCCTCTCGAGGGGCCGGTCATCCTCTCGCCCAATCACGTGAGCCTCGTCGATCCGCCGCTGGTGGCCGTGGCGGTCTCGTCCCGGCGCCGGCCCTTCGGCATCGGCAAGAAGGAGCTGTTCGAGAAGCCGGTCCTCGGCTGGTGGCTGCGGGGCACCGGCTCGTTCCCGATCGACCGCCAGGGCGACGCGACGTCGGCGATGCGGGCCGCCCTCGAGGTCCTCGGCAAGGGCGGGGCGCTGTTCATCTACCCGGAGGGCACGCGCGTCAAGCCCGGGGAGAGGCGCGCGCCGAAGGCCGGGGTGTCGTTCCTGTCAGCGCGCACGGGCGCGCCCGTCGTGCCGATCCACGTGCTCGGCACGGCCGAATTTCCCCGGAGATTCCCGCTCGAAGTGCGGATCGGCGCGCCGCTGGCGCCGCCGAAGTCGGAGGACCGGGAGACCGGCCTGGCGTACGCGAAGGATTTGATGGAAAGAATTTATTCGCTTTAG
- the lysA gene encoding diaminopimelate decarboxylase — translation MKGLAALARRYGTPLYVYDAAVVRDRYRALRGAFTRPVLVCYALKANSSRAVASVLAREGAGADIVSGGELVRALRAGFAPARVVFSGVGKTEEEMAAGLRAGVKAFNVESSEELDALARVAGRLKKRAPVSIRLNPDVNARTHPHITTGRAENKFGVETKEALALYRRAAQDRRLRVTGLQCHIGSQITSLEPYRRSAAAVAALAALLKRRGIRLDFVDLGGGLGITYKDEIPLDPRALVRTLEAAFAGQPELELLVEPGRYLVADAGLLLTKVLYRKLTSKRRFVIVDGAMTDLPRPALYDAWHPVEVVAPRRGKKTMADVVGPVCESGDFLARQRPLPPLERGDLLAVLKAGAYGFAMSSQYNSRPRAAEVLLDGGKARLARRRETYEDLTRGEL, via the coding sequence GTGAAGGGTCTTGCGGCGCTCGCGCGCCGCTACGGCACGCCCCTGTACGTCTACGACGCCGCCGTCGTACGGGACCGCTACCGCGCCCTGCGGGGGGCCTTCACCCGCCCCGTGCTCGTCTGCTACGCGCTGAAGGCCAACTCGAGCAGGGCCGTCGCCTCGGTGCTCGCGCGCGAAGGCGCCGGCGCGGACATCGTCTCCGGAGGGGAGCTCGTCCGCGCCTTGCGCGCGGGGTTCGCGCCCGCGCGCGTCGTGTTCTCGGGCGTCGGCAAGACCGAGGAGGAGATGGCGGCGGGCCTGCGCGCCGGCGTGAAGGCCTTCAACGTCGAGTCCTCCGAGGAGCTGGACGCCCTGGCCCGCGTCGCGGGCCGCCTGAAGAAGAGGGCGCCCGTCTCCATCCGCCTGAATCCCGACGTCAACGCGAGGACGCACCCGCACATCACCACGGGGCGAGCCGAAAACAAGTTCGGCGTGGAGACCAAGGAAGCCCTGGCCCTCTACCGGCGCGCGGCCCAGGACCGCCGCCTGCGCGTCACGGGCCTCCAGTGCCACATCGGCTCGCAGATCACCTCCCTGGAGCCCTACAGGCGCTCCGCGGCCGCCGTGGCGGCTCTGGCGGCCCTTCTGAAGAGGCGTGGCATACGGCTCGATTTCGTCGACCTGGGCGGTGGCCTGGGCATCACCTACAAGGACGAGATCCCTCTGGACCCGCGCGCCCTCGTGAGGACCCTGGAAGCGGCGTTCGCGGGGCAGCCGGAGCTCGAGCTCCTCGTCGAGCCGGGGCGCTATCTCGTCGCCGACGCGGGGCTGCTGCTCACGAAAGTGCTCTACCGCAAGCTCACCTCGAAGCGCCGCTTCGTCATCGTCGACGGGGCTATGACGGACCTCCCGCGCCCGGCGCTGTACGACGCCTGGCATCCCGTCGAGGTCGTCGCGCCCCGCCGCGGGAAAAAGACCATGGCGGACGTCGTGGGTCCCGTCTGCGAGTCGGGGGACTTCCTCGCGCGCCAAAGGCCGCTCCCTCCGCTCGAAAGGGGGGACCTCCTCGCCGTGCTGAAGGCCGGCGCCTACGGCTTCGCCATGAGCAGCCAGTACAACTCCCGTCCGCGCGCCGCCGAGGTGCTTCTGGACGGGGGGAAGGCGCGCCTGGCGAGACGAAGGGAGACGTACGAGGACCTGACGAGGGGGGAACTCTAG
- a CDS encoding deoxynucleoside kinase, which produces MFAEGYIGIAGTIGVGKSTLTQDLANALNFEPILEEVDGNPYLEPFYGDMKQYGTMMQVWLLNHRFRQHREFVTRISLGKIRGVVQDRTIWEDTIFARMLNQHPDKIITDMDYNTYLDLFDNMVLRELVFPQIMIYLDCSPETAIKRINSRGRMMESAVSLDYLRMLKENYDQFIGEMEQAGVRILRIKWETFQPTSEVVRMVHEYSLKPSSFTKWVRPLRRTPAMKAKIAAPQEKAPV; this is translated from the coding sequence ATGTTCGCAGAAGGCTACATCGGGATCGCGGGAACCATCGGCGTCGGGAAATCCACGCTGACGCAGGACCTCGCCAACGCGCTGAACTTCGAGCCCATCCTCGAGGAAGTGGACGGCAACCCTTATCTGGAGCCCTTCTACGGGGACATGAAGCAGTACGGCACCATGATGCAGGTGTGGCTGCTCAACCACCGCTTCCGCCAGCACCGGGAGTTCGTCACGCGCATCAGCCTCGGCAAGATCCGCGGCGTCGTCCAGGACCGCACGATCTGGGAGGACACGATCTTCGCGCGCATGCTCAACCAGCATCCCGACAAGATCATCACGGACATGGACTACAACACCTACCTGGACCTCTTCGACAACATGGTCCTGCGCGAGCTGGTGTTCCCGCAGATCATGATCTACCTCGACTGCAGCCCGGAGACCGCGATCAAGCGCATCAACTCCCGCGGCCGCATGATGGAGTCGGCGGTCAGCCTCGACTACCTGCGCATGCTGAAGGAGAACTACGACCAGTTCATCGGCGAGATGGAGCAGGCGGGCGTGCGCATCCTGCGCATCAAGTGGGAGACCTTCCAGCCGACCAGCGAGGTCGTGCGCATGGTGCATGAATACTCTTTGAAGCCTTCGAGCTTTACGAAGTGGGTCAGGCCCCTGCGAAGGACGCCGGCGATGAAGGCGAAGATCGCCGCTCCTCAGGAGAAGGCTCCTGTCTAA